In a single window of the Papaver somniferum cultivar HN1 chromosome 8, ASM357369v1, whole genome shotgun sequence genome:
- the LOC113302157 gene encoding protein transport protein Sec61 subunit alpha-like, which translates to MGGGFRVLHLVRPFLSFLPEVQSADRRVPFREKVIYTVISLFIFLVCSQLPLYGIHSTTGADPFYWMRVILASNRGTVMELGITPIVTSGLVMQLLAGSKIIEVDNSVREDRALLNGAQKLLGILIAVGEAVAYVLSGMYGSVGQLGVGNAILIIIQLCFAGIIVICLDELLQKGYGLGSGISLFIATNICENIIWKAFSPTTINSGRGAEFEGAVIALFHLLITRTDKVRALREAFYRQNLPNVTNLLATVLIFLIVIYFQGFRVVLPVRSKNARGQQGSYPIKLFYTSNMPIILQSALVSNLYFISQLLYRRYSGNFLVNLLGKWKESEYSGGQFIPVGGIAYYITAPSSLADMAANPFHALFYLVFMLSACALFSKTWIEVSGSSARDVAKQLKEQQMVMPGHRESNLQKELNRYIPTAAAFGGMCIGALTVLADFMGAIGSGTGILLAVTIIYQYFETFEKERASELGFFGL; encoded by the exons ATGGGAGGAGGCTTTCGAGTACTACATCTTGTCAGACCGTTTCTGTCATTTTTGCCAGAAGTTCAGAGCGCTGACCGGAGAGTTCCTTTCAGAGAGAAGGTCATCTACACTGTGATCTCTCTTTTCATCTTTCTAGTGTGTAGTCAGCTCCCACTATATGGCATACACTCGACAACAGGTGCTGATCCATTTTATTGGATGCGAGTAATTCTTGCATCAAACCGGGGTACAGTCATGGAGCTAGGGATCACCCCAATTGTGACATCTGGGCTAGTGATGCAACTCTTAGCTGGGTCAAAAATTATTGAAGTGGACAACAGCGTTCGTGAAGATCGTGCTCTCTT AAATGGAGCGCAAAAGTTGTTGGGTATTTTGATAGCTGTTGGTGAGGCTGTTGCGTATGTTCTATCTGGAATGTATGGTAGTGTTGGCCAACTTGGAGTTGGAAATGCAATCCTCATCATTATCCAGCTCTGCTTTGCCGGAATCATTGTGATATGCTTAGATGAGCTTCTTCAAAAAGGATATGGTCTTGGGTCTGGTATTTCCCTATTTATCGCAACCAATATCTG TGAAAACATCATTTGGAAAGCTTTTAGCCCCACAACCATTAACAGTGGACGGGGAGCTGAATTTGAAGGTGCTGTTATAGCCTTGTTCCATCTATTGATAACACGAACAGACAAGGTCCGTGCGCTCCGTGAGGCTTTTTACCGACAAAACCTTCCGAATGTTACAAATCTACTAGCAACAGTCTTGATCTTCTTAATTGTCATTTACTTCCAAGGGTTCCGGGTTGTGTTGCCTGTAAGGTCTAAAAACGCACGTGGACAGCAAGGGTCATATCCAATCAAGCTTTTCTACACCTCCAACATGCCCATCATTTTACAGTCTGCACTAGTTTCTAATCTTTATTTCATTTCCCAG TTGCTGTACAGGAGGTACAGCGGCAATTTCCTCGTAAATCTTTTAGGAAAATGGAAGGAGTCTGAATATTCAGGTGGCCAGTTCATTCCTGTTGGTGGTATAGCGTACTATATCACTGCGCCATCAAG CTTGGCTGATATGGCAGCGAATCCTTTCCACGCATTGTTTTATCTTGTGTTTATGCTGTCAGCATGTGCACTATTCTCGAAAACATGGATCGAAGTTTCTGGGTCTTCTGCTAGAGATGTTGCCAAGCAACTCAAG GAGCAACAAATGGTGATGCCTGGGCATCGAGAATCAAATTTACAGAAGGAACTTAACCGTTACATACCCACTGCAGCAGCCTTCGGAGGAATGTGTATTGGGGCTTTAACTGTTTTGGCAGATTTCATGGGAGCTATAGGTTCTGGAACTGGGATTCTTCTTGCTGTCACAATTATATATCAGTATTTTGAGACATTTGAGAAGGAAAGAGCAAGCGAGCTAGGTTTCTTTGGCCTCTAG